The DNA region CCTGGACTTGGACACCGATCTGGCCGCCGAGCCGGGGGAGGGCGGCAGGCACCCGCTGCCCGACCCTGCCGACCTGGAGCGGGTCCTGCGGGCCGCGGGCGTGCGGGCGGACCGGCCGGTGGTGGCCTACGACGCCGACAACGGGTCGGTCGCGGCGCGGGTCTGGTGGCTGCTGCGGTGGGCCGGGCACCAGGACGTGGCGGTGCTCGACGGCGGCTACGCGGCGTGGGTCGCGCATGGCGGGCCGGTGGACACGGCCGTGGTGGTGCCGCGACCGGGTGACATCGAGGTGCGTCCTGGCGGGATGCCGGTCCTCGACGCCGGGGACGCGGCGGCGATGGCGCGCGACGGGATCCTGCTCGACGCGCGGGCGCCGGAGCGGTACCGGGGCGACGTGGAGCCGATCGACCCGCGGGCCGGGCACGTGCCGGGCGCGGTCAACGCGCCGTTCGCGGGCCACCTCGGCGAAGACGGCCGGTGGAAGCGGGCGGGCGCGCTCGCCGAGCGGTTCGCCGAGATCGGGGTGCGCGCGGGCGAACCGGTCGGCGCCTACTGCGGCTCCGGCGTCACGGCGTCGTCGGTGGTGCTGGCGCTTGAAGTGGCCGGGGTGACGACGCCAGAGCGGCCCGCCGCGCTGTACGCGGGTTCGTGGTCGCACTGGTGCGTGGACCAGGGCAGGCCAGTGGCGACCGGCGACCAGCCCTAGCCGGTTAATCCTGCCCGACCCGGCCGTAGGTCCAGGGGTCGTGACCCTGCCAACCGGGGTTGTCGCGGTAGGGAACCGGTCCCACTAGTGCTGTGTCCATGAACGTTGTCGGGCTATCGGCGGATCCAGGTTTCCGCTGGGCGTGCCGCCGGAATGCCGCTCGTACTGGGTGTACTTGGGCGTTTCGGCGGTGCGGCCGGCGGGAAGCTGGGCCGTCGAGAGCCTGGCAACGTTCGTGGACACAGCACTAGGGTCGACACATGGGTGATCGAGCCACCGTCGTCTGGGACGCCTCCCTGCTCGGGTACGACCTGGGTGGTGAGCACCCGTTCAACCCGATCCGGCTCGAACTGACCATGCGCCTGGCCGCGGCGCTCGGGGTGTTGGACGGGGTGACCCTGCAGGTCCCGGAGCCCGCCGCCGAGTCCGATATCGAGCGCGTGCACGAGCTCGACTACGTGCGGGCCGTGCAGCGGGCGCCGACGGTCGGGTGGGATGTGGGGCATGGGCTTGGCTCGGCCGACAACCCGGTGTTCGACCGCATGCACACCGCGTCGGCGTTGGTCGTCGGCGGGTCGTTGTTGGGTGCCAGGCACATCGCGGAGGGCACGGTCGACCGGGCGGTGAGCATCGCGGGCGGTCTGCACCACGCGATGCGGGACCACGCGTCCGGGTTCTGTGTGTACAACGACTGCGCTGTGGCGATCTCGTGGTTGCTCGACAACGGGTTCGACCGCGTCGCGTACCTGGACGTCGACGTCCACCACGGCGACGGGGTGCAGGCGGCGTTCTATGACGATCCGCGGGTGCTGACCGTGTCGCTGCACCAGAGTCCGATGACGCTGTGGCCGGGCACCGGTTTCGTCAACGAACTCGGCGGCCGGGGCGCGCAGGGGTCGGCGGTCAACATCCCGCTGGCGCCGTACACCCGGGACGCGGCGTGGCTGCGCGCGTTCACCGGGGTGGTGCCGTCGCTGCTCAAGGCGTTCCGGCCGCAGATTCTGGTCACCCAGTGTGGCGTCGACACCCATGAGGAGGACCCGCTCGCCGACCTCGCCCTGTCTGTCGACGGCCACCGCGCGATCTACCGGACGCTGCGCGACTTGGCCGATCGGTACGCGGGTGGCAAGTGGCTGGCGACCGGCGGCGGTGGCTATCAGCTGCTGCGGGTGGTGCCTCGCTCGTGGACCCACCTGATCGCCACCGTGCTCGACCGCGACGTCGCCCCCGAGACCCGGGTGCCCGCGCAGTGGACCGCCTCGGTGCGCAAGATCGCGCCGAACGCCGACCTGCCGCTGACCATGAGCGACGGCCGGGACACCGCCTTCGAACCCTGGGACGGCGGGCTCGACCAGCCCGTCGACGCCGTGATCCGCGATGTGCGGCGCGCGGTGTTCCCGCTGCACGGCCTCGACCCGGACGACCCCCGGGACTGACGCCTCCGCGCGAAGGTGGGACCGATCTGGTTCGCTCTTACCGCGTGGGCCGAGTCCGCGCCCGATCTGGACGACCGAGGAACCGACGTGGCCGATTCAGCTGACGCGCCCGATCCCTACGCGTATCCGCGCGACTGGGAAGCCGATGTCGTGGCCGCCGACGGTCGCACCGTCCATCTGCGGCCCATCGTCCCCAGCGACGCCGACGCGCTGCTCGCCTTCCATGGCAGGCTCTCCGACCGCACCCGCTACTTCCGCTACTTCGCGCCGTACCCGCGGATCCCGGCCAAGGACCTGGTCCGATTCAGCACCGTCGACCACCACGATCGGGTGGCTTTCATCGCCCTGCTGGGGGACGACATCGTCGCCGTCGGGCGGTACGAGCGCCTGAAGGACCAGGACTCGGCCGAGGTGGCGTTCGTGGTCGAGGACGAGCACCAGCGGCGGGGGCTCGGGTCGATCCTGCTGGAGCACCTGGCCGCCGCCGCGCGGGAGCGGGGGCTGCGCCGGTTCGAGGCGGAGGTGCTGGCCGAGAACGCGCAGATGATCCGGGTGTTCCGCGACGCCGGGTACCAGGTCAGCCGCGAGTTCGAGGAGGGCGTGGCGCACCTGGAGTTCGACATCGACCCGACCGAGGACTCGGTGCGGGTGGCGTGGTCGCGCGAGCAGGCCGCCGAGGCGCGCAGTGTGCACAACCTGCTCAACCCACGCGCCGTCGCGGTGATCGGCGCCTCGACCGACGAGACCAAGATCGGGTACGCCGTCCTGCGGAACCTGCTCGCCGCTGGGTTCGCGGGTCCAGTGTTCCCGGTCAACGCCGAGCACCGGTCCGTGCGCGGGGTCCGGGCCTACCCGACTGTCCTCGATATCCCCGACCCGGTCGATCTCGCCGTCGTCGCCGTGCCCGCGTCCCGGGTCGACGATGTCATGGACGCGTGTATGGCCAAGGGTGTCCAAGCCCTCGTCGTGGTGACCTCCGGCTACGCCGAGACCGGCCCCAACGCCGAGCGCAGGCTCGTCGACGAGGCCCGCGCGCACGGCATGCGGGTGGTCGGCCCGAACGCGCTCGGGGTGATCAACCTGGACCCGAAGGTGCGGCTCAACGCCAGTCTCGCGCCGACGCTGCCCGCGCGCGGGCGGACCGGGTTCTTCTGTCAGTCCGGCGCGCTGGGCACGGCGATCCTGGCCGACGCCGCCGCGCGCGGGCTCGGTCTGTCGACGTTCGTCTCGGCGGGCAACCGGGCCGACGTGTCGGGCAACGACATGCTGCAGTACTGGGAGACCGATCCCGCGACCGACGTCGTGCTGCTCTACCTGGAGTCGTTCGGCAACCCGCGCAAGTTCGCCCGGCTGGCGCGCAGGCTGGGCCGCAGCAAGCCGATCGTGGCGGTCAAGTCCGGCCGCAACGCGGTGCTGCCCGCGCTGGCCGCGACCGGTGTCACGATCGACGACGCCAGCGTGCAGGCGCTGTTCGAGCAGGCGGGCGTGATCCGGGTCGAGTCGATCGCGCAGCTGTTCGACACCGCGCTCCTGCTGGCCCATCAGCCGCTGCCACCGGGGGAGCGGGTCGCGGTCGTCGGCAACTCGTCGGCCATCGGCGTGCTCGCCGCTGACGCCGCGCTGGCCCAGGACCTCGTGC from Alloactinosynnema sp. L-07 includes:
- a CDS encoding sulfurtransferase, which gives rise to MTALTQPIVSTADLLSAIDSPNAPVLVDVRWRLGGPSGREDYAAGHLPGAVYLDLDTDLAAEPGEGGRHPLPDPADLERVLRAAGVRADRPVVAYDADNGSVAARVWWLLRWAGHQDVAVLDGGYAAWVAHGGPVDTAVVVPRPGDIEVRPGGMPVLDAGDAAAMARDGILLDARAPERYRGDVEPIDPRAGHVPGAVNAPFAGHLGEDGRWKRAGALAERFAEIGVRAGEPVGAYCGSGVTASSVVLALEVAGVTTPERPAALYAGSWSHWCVDQGRPVATGDQP
- a CDS encoding acetoin utilization protein AcuC; this encodes MGDRATVVWDASLLGYDLGGEHPFNPIRLELTMRLAAALGVLDGVTLQVPEPAAESDIERVHELDYVRAVQRAPTVGWDVGHGLGSADNPVFDRMHTASALVVGGSLLGARHIAEGTVDRAVSIAGGLHHAMRDHASGFCVYNDCAVAISWLLDNGFDRVAYLDVDVHHGDGVQAAFYDDPRVLTVSLHQSPMTLWPGTGFVNELGGRGAQGSAVNIPLAPYTRDAAWLRAFTGVVPSLLKAFRPQILVTQCGVDTHEEDPLADLALSVDGHRAIYRTLRDLADRYAGGKWLATGGGGYQLLRVVPRSWTHLIATVLDRDVAPETRVPAQWTASVRKIAPNADLPLTMSDGRDTAFEPWDGGLDQPVDAVIRDVRRAVFPLHGLDPDDPRD
- a CDS encoding bifunctional GNAT family N-acetyltransferase/acetate--CoA ligase family protein, producing the protein MADSADAPDPYAYPRDWEADVVAADGRTVHLRPIVPSDADALLAFHGRLSDRTRYFRYFAPYPRIPAKDLVRFSTVDHHDRVAFIALLGDDIVAVGRYERLKDQDSAEVAFVVEDEHQRRGLGSILLEHLAAAARERGLRRFEAEVLAENAQMIRVFRDAGYQVSREFEEGVAHLEFDIDPTEDSVRVAWSREQAAEARSVHNLLNPRAVAVIGASTDETKIGYAVLRNLLAAGFAGPVFPVNAEHRSVRGVRAYPTVLDIPDPVDLAVVAVPASRVDDVMDACMAKGVQALVVVTSGYAETGPNAERRLVDEARAHGMRVVGPNALGVINLDPKVRLNASLAPTLPARGRTGFFCQSGALGTAILADAAARGLGLSTFVSAGNRADVSGNDMLQYWETDPATDVVLLYLESFGNPRKFARLARRLGRSKPIVAVKSGRNAVLPALAATGVTIDDASVQALFEQAGVIRVESIAQLFDTALLLAHQPLPPGERVAVVGNSSAIGVLAADAALAQDLVLAGDPVDVGAQAGPEVFAAAVADALRRDDVDSLIVVFVPPLAIPGTAFARALREAAADVAEAGTKPIVSTFLAVEGVPAELVVAGPGGGPGRGSIPSYPSPERAVAALARATRYARWASAPLGEYQRPEGIDAAAGAAVVAAAAVEGSEVDLTDEQTRALLGAYGIDVMPYRVVESADEAVAAGMDLGLPVVMKTADPRFRRRNDLVGVRLDLTAEDAIRAAHAQLREVSGVDTVYVQRMAPKGISCTIGLQDDPSFGSLLSFGLAGVISDLLGDRAYRAVPLTDADAASIVRAPRAAPLLAGYGGGEPADLKALEDLVLRVAALAEDLPEVRILTVEPILASAAGAYVSGGHAKVGPPPTRPDAGPRRLRPLAESQD